The DNA window aaatcttctcCCCAATATATCAGCTGCTCTCTGTACACAAAGTACAACTGGTTCTGAGCAGATCAGGGGAAAAACCCAATTGCTAGCCTGAGCTATTGGGCACAACTATGGGTGGAAGCTGTGACCAATTTACAGACTGAGGATTGTTGATTGCATTACCATAATATGGCTGCTTTAATTTTTTGAAGTTTGTGTGgtttatctttttcattttaaacctgTCTACTGAAAGGAGGTGTTTGATGCTCAGGTTGAGGTGTTGGGACATGGGAAATGATATTACCTATCTCTTCAGATACCTTGGAAATATCAAGACCCCAATGCATGCGTTTTTAGGGGAGGAGAATGGGTCAAGCATAGAGTTAATGTCTGGCTCTTTGATTGGTACACCCCTTTACTTTAATCCTGACAGCACAGGCCTAACAACTTTTGTCAAAGTCAATGTGTCCCAACTGCATCTTTAAAGCACTTCCAGCTCTCCACTGTGTGAGATATAACATTTAGTATTAGTCTAGTGCTCATTTACAACTGGGTAATTTAGATCAGTTGCATCAAACTTGCGTGTGAACCAGCAGGTTCCCCCTGGTAAAATTCTCCTCACATACGACCACAAGGCAGGCATCAAGCTTTGTTGCTATTTGAGAAGCTAACTATAGCGCAAAACCAAGTGAGGGGATAACAAAGCAGCAGTAGTCAGATTGTATCAAGTCCATGTCTACACTGCCAGCAACCAGCTGCATTAGCGCAGTGCCAGGACCACAGGGTGCCCATGAAGAAAGTCCAAACAGAGGCACCAGCTCTGTTTCTCAGGATCACACTCAGATTCTCTTCTGATTTTTTAGTTCATATTAAAAACCACCAAGATGGAAGCAAAGGGGAAAGAATGATAATTCGAAATGATTACCTTGATTCTCtggatttttttccctctgaatCTATTTCTGAATGATGCTGAGTTTTGCCAGAGCCCCAAAGTCTCACACAAAGACCGCTTTGGTCTCTCATGGTTACCTCGCGCAGAGGTCCATGTGGAGAGCAGCCAGCTTTCAAAGTAAGAAAGCTAACCATCCGCCCAAAACTAAAACCTTAGCAGCAGCTCAAAGCAATTTTCTGGCTATTTTGTGATTTAATCCTAGTTTGTGATGCTTGGGCACATTGGTGTGACTGTATTGGTGCGTGTgtggatgtgcatgtgtgacatAGTGAGGCGGGGGAGAGTGAGGGGTGAGGTGGGGTTAAGGGGTTGCGGTTGCAGTGGGGAGGGGGGTGCTCTTTCAGCCCCCCTGAGGGTCCAGATCCTCAGTGCGCCCATCATGGAGGTGCTCATCCCTGCCTGTCTAATCAGGGAGGGGCTGAAGAGGTTGGGGGTGGTAGTGGAGGGTAAAGCTGTGGGATCCCTTCAAGCTGAGCTTATCTGCTCATGTCTGCTTCTAAAATCACATGACAGGCCAGGATGAAGACACCAAGTACATCTTCCTGGAATATTACAGCCTCCCTGCTCCTGCACACTTGCATGCTCTGTATTTCCACTCATCAGTTTGACTAAGTCAGAAGTAGTGAAGACAATTATGTacaattatattacatatttcaTCACTCGTTAGACATACACTACATTATGCAATACAGCCTGCAATCATGCATTTTtatgtcatttcattttatgtgctttttcagacattttcattttggttgCTCAGAGTTGCTATTAATTTTTAGAGCTGCCAAGGCACACTGTGGTTTTATTAGAGGAAGGAAATACTCAATGTCAGCATCTCTGACAAGATTGTGTAAAAAGTGCAATTGTAGAAACTCAGCCTGAGACAGCCACCTTAAAAACAGGGCATCTGAGGCTGTGCATGGGATATCTATTCAGAATTCTGTTCTCCCTTTTGGTTCCAGTCCTGACAGGCCAAGAACTTTACATCTTACATCACCTTTTCATAGCCTCTCTGTGTGTAAAAAAGTGGAAACCCGATCATTAGAGAAACAAAATGCTTTTACAATCATCTTGTTCATAAATAATACAGACTTACCAAGTGTTCTACTCGACTACCTCCACCTATTTTTCcagcagatgtttttaaaagaatcaTGCCTCTAAAAAGGTAACAGCAAGAATCTGTAAGAATCATGTTACAGTACTAAAAGAAGGTCCAGTGGCTGTCAGGAGAGCAGTCCAGGAATGCTGACTTTCCAGTTTGTGGGTTGTGGGGAAGTTTGTGCAGACCTTTGTGCTTTGTAGAAAGCACGTAGATGGTATATGCAGGTATTAATCTGTCACCTTCAGCTGCAATCTAGAGTGTGGAATAAAGAGGGGGCTACCCACCAAGCAGGTGTTTGTGGCAACCTGTCTCAACGtgatcagaaaaaaagaaagcttcAGATATCCAAGGTCACACGCCGCCCCTTGCAGTAATTGCACTCTTGGTTCTCAAAGGAATTGGGGGAAGAATGCTTCAATGTCACTCActaagtgtgtgtctgctccGCTAAGAGCAGAGAGGCTAAAATGGGTCATAggcagcaacaggaaagaaggTGGTTTGTTGGGgcagcagaagaaggttaaTTGCCTTTTATTGGCTATTATAATGTTTCACTCTAGCTATGGTCACTGctttgtatatatgtgtatgagGAACAAGATCAATTCTTTGTCAAAATAATTATTCCTCATTTCCCCGTCTGTCTGTTTTTGCGTTCACAACAGGACTTAAGACACCAACTTGACACCTGAACAGACTCCACTCAGCTGCTCCTTCATCACAACCCTTAGAGCCAGAGCGTCATCATGCGACTTAAAGACTTTCTTTTAGGTTGCATGACCGTGGCCCTACTCCTCCAGCTCGCCACAGCTGGCCTGGTGAAGAAGGTCATCCGCCACCGTCGAGAGGCTCTGATGCCCAAGAAAACCCAGGAAAACCTCACCCTCCCCCACCCTGACCAGCCGGTAGTGTTCAACCACATCTACAACATCAATGTCCCCTCCACGTCCCTCTGCTCTGTGGACCTCGACTCGCCTGGAGGAACTGACCTCAAACACAAGAGCGTGCCGGTGGACATGCAGAATTCAGAGCACATGGAGCACACAGTGGATGGAGACAATCAGATTGTTTTTACTCATCGCATCAATATCCCCAAGCAGGCGTGTGAGTGCAACAACCAGCTGCCAGACATCAAGGAAATCATGAGCAGGCTGGAGATGCTGGAGTCAGAGCTGTCTAGTCTGAGGGAGCAGTGCAGCAGTGGGGTAGGCTGCTGTGGAGCTCAGGTTACAGGTATACCTTTTACTGTGTATGTTGTAAAGTAATTAATGTGTTCTGATGGCGGTGGGTTTATAGGTTACTCTGCAGGCAGTCTGCTCAAGTGAAATCTATAGTAGAAACATCATAAATAATCAATCTATCTGAGGGAACAATTGCAgtgctgttttaaaagcttCCCCTGAAAATATTTAACCACGACCTTCATTATCATTTCACACTATCTAAGGTTCTTGTCTCTCTTCACTGAATCTCAAAAGATGAATTTCCaaataataagataaataaagttgtttaaTAAACAAAGGTGGTACACCAGAGAAAAATAGGCAAGGATTACTGAGATCAACTGCATTCGCTCTGCCAATAAAGTCTAATCTGTGTCAAAAagtgtttcttgttgtttcaATAGCAAAGGGTGAAGGGTGACTTAGGTAATTTTTAATTCCCAATGTAATTGCAACTAGAGACGATGAAGAACAGTTACAACAGTTAATATGGATTCAACCAATTTGCATTAACGACATCTCTTCTTTAGAACTCACCTTAGTTTACAGTAAATGCGTAGCTCCAAGGTACGAGACTAGAccttgtgtatatatatattgtttagTTGAATAATTTGTGATCATAGTACAATACTTTATTATGCTTTCTTTTGTTCCTCCAGGCGAAGTGTCTACAAAGCCCTACTGTAGTGGTCGTGGGAACTGGAGTACTGAAACCTGCAGCTGCGTATGTGAGCCTGGATGGAAAGGTCCCAACTGCACCGAACCCGAGTGTCCCAACGACTGCCAGGACCAAGGTCGCTGTGTGGAAGGCAAATGTGAATGCTTTGAGGGCTTTGGCGGGGATGACTGCAGTATTGAGCTCTGCCTGCTGGACTGCGGTGACTTTGGCCACTGTGTCGATGGGTCCTGCCTCTGTGAGGAAGGTTTCATTGGTGAGGACTGCTCCCAGACCAACTGCCTTAACAACTGTTTGGGCCGCGGACGCTGCGTGGAGGATGAGTGTGTCTGTGACGAACCATGGACGGGCTTCGACTGTTCCGAACTCATCTGTCCGAATGACTGTTACGACCGGGGACGATGTGACAATGGCACCTGCTACTGTGAAGACGGCTTTGCTGGGGAAGACTGTGGTGATCTCACATGTCCTGACAACTGTAATGACCAtggcatgtgtgtgaatggcaAGTGTGTATGCCAGACTGGCTACAGTGGAGACTCCTGCTCAAAACTCACCTGTCCTCAAAACTGCAATGAAAGAGGCCATTGCTTCAATGGGAAGTGCATTTGTGATCCAGGATTTGAAGGTGAAGACTGCTCTATTCTTTCGTGCCCTGACAACTGCAGCAACAGGGGCCAATGCATTAATGGAGAATGTGTATGTGACATAGGATACCAAGGTGAGGACTGTAGCGAACTGTCCTGCCCCAACAATTGCCAAGACCGGGGCCAGTGTGTTAATGGACAGTGCATATGTGACAAGGGCTTTGCTGGGGAGGACTGCAGCATCAAGACTTGTCCCAAAGACTGCATGGGACATGGAGAGTGTGTTGATggcaactgtgtgtgtttctctggcTTCACGGGTAAAGACTGCAGTGAGCTGACCTGTCCCAATAACTGCCTGGACCGTGGGCACTGCGTGAATGGACACTGTGTTTGTCATAAGGGTTTTACTGGTGAGGACTGCAGTGAGTTGACCTGCCCCAACAACTGCCTGGACCGTGGACACTGCGTGAATGGACACTGTGTTTGTCATAAGGGTTTTACTGGTGAGGACTGCAGTGAGTTGACCTGTCCCAACAACTGCCTGGACCGTGGGCACTGCGTGAATGGACAATGTGTTTGTCATAAGGGTTTTACTGGTGAGGACTGCAGTGAGAAGACATGTCCCAATAACTGCCTGGACCGTGGGCACTGCGTTAACGGACAATGTGTTTGCCATAAGGGTTTTACTGGTGAGGACTGCAGTGAGAAGACATGTCCCAAGAACTGCTTAGACAGAGGGTACTGCGTTGATGgcaactgtgtgtgttatgaGGGCTTCACTGGTGAGGACTGTAGTGAGAAGACATGTCCCAAGAACTGCTTAGACAGAGGGTACTGCGTTGATGGgaactgtgtgtgttatgaGGGCTTCACTGGACTGGACTGTTCCATACTGACCTGCCCAGGAGACTGCCACAACCAGGGACGATGTGAAAAtggcgtgtgtgtctgtgacatgGGTTTCATTGGAGAGGACTGTTCTGAGGGTAAGATGGGTCATGTCAATCCAATGCAGATGTTTTTTCAATGCCAAGGTTTGTGTGTCTCACTCTTCTGAACTGGAGTCGGAtgagctgctctctctcttaaacatacatacacacaatggGGGAGCAGTGTGTTAACCATATACTTTATGCAACTAAATCCACCACAATTGTTTTCATCTTAAGTTAGGGGTAATGTATATAAGTGGTGAATGAAAAGGTAGATTGTAGATGGGGAGAAATGGCCTTGAAATGGTCAATTATTTTAACTATGCCATCCCTGCCCTTAATACAAGGTTTTAGCAGTTTAATTGTTACGCAAtctacataaatacacatatgaAATAACAAGgtacacacaccaaaaaaaaaaaaaaaaaaaatagaaatggagACAGTAAGCActtcattaaacacaaacatgcagaaatgtgatgtctgcacgcatgtttaacatgttatgttatgttatgttatgttatgttatattatgttatgttagtTTTAAATCATAGTTGAGTCATATGATAGTTAGTTGAATGTTTGTAGACTCCGTGGCTCAAATCAATCACCTCCTCCTTTACATATCTCTAGAGCAGTGAgtgtgtgcgcacgtgtgtgtgctcATCTAGCATCAGTATCTATCTGTGTAGCAGTGGGGTTGTTCACATCCTATCTACAGAGGAGAGTGGAGCGTGATGTGCCAGACTGTTAGTCAGTTTAATGAAACAGGCCTGGTAACTGCTGCCAGAATAGTCTCCTTAACTTTGTCTGGAATAGtaagtgtgttgtgtttttctctaaTGCTGCAAAGCCACTCTCCTTTATGACAGCTGCTCTTATTAGAGTTGGATCAAATTCAAAATCTGCTACCTTTAGTTACGCTAAAGGTACCCTTTGGCAGCATTTGATTTCCCCATGAATGGCACTATTGATGGTAGCCAATCTGTCATCATGAATCCTGTTATACACGCTCGGATAAAGGCTATATATTGCAGCATTGAAAGGCAAAATGGAGATGACTTAGATTTAGCTTTAGTCTAATTATCTGCTTTTAATCGAAACGATAAGTGACTTTCAGTGTATCTCCACAGTGTCACCACCCAAGGACTTAACAGTGGTGGAGGTCACCCCAGAGACGGTGGACCTGTCTTGGGAGAATGAGATGCATGTCACCGAGTACCTGATCACATACATGCCCACGGCATCAGGAGGTCTGGAGCTGGACATGCGGGTACCTGGGGACCAGAAAGTGGCCACTATTCATGAGCTAGAACCTGGAATTGAGTACCTGATCAATGTCTATGCTGTTCTCAATAACAAGAGGAGTGTTCCAGTCAGCGCTAGAGTGGCAACATGTATGTGATTCATTTATGCAATTCACAAAATGCAGTATATAAATCCAGATCAAATGTAGTTAGAGTTTCACTCTGTTCCTGCCAGATCTGCCTGAGCCTGAGGGACTCAAGTTTAAATCAGTTCGAGAGACGTCAGTTGAGGTACAGTGGGACCCATTGGACATTCCATTTGATGGCTGGAACCTCATCTTTAGAAACACAGTGAGTTCTGCTACCCAATATGTTTATGGAGCTTCTGTATTATATAGATGATTGAACTTAAGAGCCTACCACTGCCTTTTTTGCAGTCTATCATTATCCACATTTTCCTCTGCTAGAAACCATATACAACCCACTGCACTCCTCTTTCCTCAAATTCATTAACTACAGAATGTTCATAGATGAGGGAGTATCCTGTGGAAAATGGCTAAGCTGAGCCAGtatgcagaaacacagcagttAAAATTGTTAGCATATCCTGTCAGCTCCATTAACCACAAGTAACAAATGTTACTTTGTCTAATGCTTTAAATTTCTATTTGAGCACTTATAGAAACCCTTTCAGATAGTGCTTCTGGGATTTACTCAAAACCAGACTACGACGGACAGAGTTCCTTGTCAACTCTGAAGTCCAAACGCCACCCAGGGCGCTATTATGTGtgatttgcttgttttttcttctcccaACTGATCATGTTATGCCAGGACCAGTCTTTGTAATAGTTCGTGACCGGTGTTTTTTGGTGCTGGCagaaagaagatgatgatgagattCTTAACTCCCTTGGTCGTCCGGAGACCACCTTTGAGCAGTCAGGCCTGGGCCCCGGCCAGGAGTACGAGGTCAAACTGGAGGTTGTGAAGAACAAGAAGCGTGGACCACCTGCCTCCAAGAATGTTGTCACAAGTGAGTCCACACGTTCACGCTGCTAAGTGGCTTATGAGTCTTTTGTTTCTGACTCAGTTGAATAGTTTTATTTCAGGAGGGTGAACATATTCTTAGTTCTTCGTTGGATGGTTTACAAAATTGTCCAAAAAAATAGCCAACCCCGTatttatggaaaaataaagttttctgaTAATTATCtgataatatataaaaactgaTCAAACCATCACTTTAAAGAACTTCTTTCACTTCACTGTGTGGTTTgtacaaaacaaagacaatccACACAACTCAATATGccctcaaaaaataaaactaaacaaaagggTTGCGTCTAACTTATCTTAACTAACAATTAAGTTAGGTAAACTTAACTGGGTTATGTTCAGCCGACATAAGCCTTTGTTAGAAtaagaaagtgtgttttttgaGTGTTGGCTCTACATTGATGAAACCTATAGCACTAACTCTCAAATTCTACTGTCACTGCTCTCAGTGGAAAAAATACCAAACCACTTAATCAGCTTCCTTTTGCTTCttcatacaataaaataaatacaactttgCCATACATCAACACCAGTTCATCATCCTCAACATCTGAATTAATCTAACCACCCTTGCAGAATAAACCTCAAATCACTGGGTTACTGATATACAGGACATTCCACAATAAAGTCTGTTCCTGGGAAACAGAGGTTGTTGTGGAGTGAACCGTCAATAAAGCTGTCaaaaagacattcaaaaacagtcactttttctgtcttgcAGTTCACACATTGAAAGCAACCTGACATGTAAACCCCGAGTGGTTAGCTCATTAGgattcatcacatttttgtgaTTTCTTCGCAGTAGTAGTCATGCATTTTCAGGGCTACTGGCATGTCATGTTATACATAGCTCCATCAAGCTATAAAGCCCAATGGTCTGTAACATTCTGAGAAACTCAGGCTAGGGATCAATACCAAAGCAGATAACACGGTGGATTGTGTAATATGAGCTGCCAGACTTACTATGaacctatttttatttttatgtcttaaCTGGAGTTAGATTAAACCTCTGCTCTAACTTTTTCCAAagttgttaaatgtgttaaatgttccTAATGTGGTACTCCTCAAGTTGTagactttttttattctacagTACATCCATTGGAGCACCAATAGCCTATAAGCTACAGGGAGGTACTGCATACCACTTagtatatactactatatactataatagTGTTTAGGTCTTCACTGCTGATAGAGAGGAAACTTGGCTGGCATGCTGATGACTGAGAGGTTGCATAACTGATGCGTTTAAAGGAATAGTTAAACATTTCGTGAAATATTGTAATTTGCTATCTTTTATGGGCATTAGAGGAGAACATGTGACTTGTCTCGTCATTGTCAGCTTGTCAAGGAAAAAAGCAAGAAATAGtagaatataataataatcgCCACATACTTTATAGATTCCCCTTtaggaaattgttgttggacagcaaCCAGATGGTAGATGatggggtttcagtgtcttcttCAAAGACACCTCAATATCCAATATCCatgaaccactaaccctggggttcatagacgTCTTCTCTAGCAACTAAGCTATTGCCGCCCAACCTGTAATTGTAATggagtaaagaaaagaaaatatgaccTGGTTATTTAGAGAGGCTGATCAGtagatttttatatatttgtactAAGCCAGGCTAGCTGTTCAACTGTATTTCAATGCTTTGTGTGAAGATAGGCTAATAATCATCCGTTACCAGCTCTATAGTCAGCAGAAAGATATGAAAgtggtatttattttttccttcatcaGGCAAAAATTTATGAAAGCCATCACCATATATAGAATGCCCACTGTATATAAAGAATTGGGTCTGGCCTGGAAAAAAGGTGCCAATCACGGCCTTCGGTTCAAAATGAAGTGGAGAACGTTGTTTTTGCCTTGAAATATTTGAGCTTAAATCCCAGTGAAAGCATACCAGTCCTGTTAAGGACGAGGCGAGAGATACACCCTTGAATTCTGTCAGCACTGCATAGTCAGTAGCAGAAAAGACAGTCCTCACTTAGGTTTATTTCacttatgttaaataaaatttgtgtaGAGAAAGAACTGGATAATTCgagatttaaaaatgtgtattttggCAGTTTTTCTTCATTAGCTGCAATTTTGTGTTTCTACTGTAACAACAAGGACCTAATAGATGTATTTGGAATAAAGCTcgtaacacaaaaataaatgtcagtgcTCATGTGTCAGCACTACTTGGATGATGAAGCTCAGAATTCTTAATGTTGCTCTCTTAATGTCTTCCATTAAACCCGCTTGCAGTGTATACTTTGAGATTTTCATGCTGGGGGGCTAATTGTGTGAAGCGGGTCCCTGtgctcctctcccctctctcctctccctctgaaTCTAACCCGCCACGTGTAGGAGGAACCAGTCAAGTTAAGCATTCAGACTCACATGGCCACCAGCCTTCCAGCAGAACGGTATTGTGACAAGAGAACAGcacactctctgtctcctcagaaGACAAATCTGTGTTAAGCTCAAACATAAATTCTTCATTTATCAGCCTTGCAAAGAGTGTAGACTTTTCTCAAAGTCACTTGCATGTGACAAATCA is part of the Anabas testudineus chromosome 9, fAnaTes1.2, whole genome shotgun sequence genome and encodes:
- the tnc gene encoding tenascin isoform X1, coding for MRLKDFLLGCMTVALLLQLATAGLVKKVIRHRREALMPKKTQENLTLPHPDQPVVFNHIYNINVPSTSLCSVDLDSPGGTDLKHKSVPVDMQNSEHMEHTVDGDNQIVFTHRINIPKQACECNNQLPDIKEIMSRLEMLESELSSLREQCSSGVGCCGAQVTGEVSTKPYCSGRGNWSTETCSCVCEPGWKGPNCTEPECPNDCQDQGRCVEGKCECFEGFGGDDCSIELCLLDCGDFGHCVDGSCLCEEGFIGEDCSQTNCLNNCLGRGRCVEDECVCDEPWTGFDCSELICPNDCYDRGRCDNGTCYCEDGFAGEDCGDLTCPDNCNDHGMCVNGKCVCQTGYSGDSCSKLTCPQNCNERGHCFNGKCICDPGFEGEDCSILSCPDNCSNRGQCINGECVCDIGYQGEDCSELSCPNNCQDRGQCVNGQCICDKGFAGEDCSIKTCPKDCMGHGECVDGNCVCFSGFTGKDCSELTCPNNCLDRGHCVNGHCVCHKGFTGEDCSELTCPNNCLDRGHCVNGHCVCHKGFTGEDCSELTCPNNCLDRGHCVNGQCVCHKGFTGEDCSEKTCPNNCLDRGHCVNGQCVCHKGFTGEDCSEKTCPKNCLDRGYCVDGNCVCYEGFTGEDCSEKTCPKNCLDRGYCVDGNCVCYEGFTGLDCSILTCPGDCHNQGRCENGVCVCDMGFIGEDCSEVSPPKDLTVVEVTPETVDLSWENEMHVTEYLITYMPTASGGLELDMRVPGDQKVATIHELEPGIEYLINVYAVLNNKRSVPVSARVATYLPEPEGLKFKSVRETSVEVQWDPLDIPFDGWNLIFRNTKEDDDEILNSLGRPETTFEQSGLGPGQEYEVKLEVVKNKKRGPPASKNVVTRIDAPSQVDVRDVTDTTALVTWFRPVATVDGVSISYGPSSNPAERNLVELSSTDTQYHMGGLTPDIQYEVSLTARRGERTSIPVYESFLTDLDAPRDLQAVELTDESITLEWKNSHAQVDNYRIKYGPLSGGEHGELLFTRGPKDSTQAKLTGLKPGTEYGMGVTAVKDERESLPATTNAVTALDRPKDLTVTEVTETTMMLGWKRPLAKLDSFRLVYISADGHRAEEVLPGSSESYTLKGLTPGMLYNINITAERGRRTSAPATISAPTEEEKPVVTNITVSDVSWDSFLLSWSAEDGAFEAFLIEVTDAETGAEWQNHTVPGDARGLFISGLSPTTWYRASLYGVYRGVLLDPVFAETITDLGSPKGIRFSDVTDTSATVHWVVPRARVDSYKVTYVPAHGGTAKTLTVDGSESQTVLPNLTPGVTYEVTVLAVKGQRESEPGSDSVTTALDKPRGLTAVNITDTEALLLWQPAIATVDGYVITYSADSVAPVMERVSGNVVEFEMSSLIPATHYTVKVYAVRDLAKSAATTTEFTTDVDAPQDLTASNIQTENALLTWKPPRADITGYILSFESADGTIREVVLSPTAVSYNMAQLSASTEYSVKLQAIAGPKRSRVITTVFTTTGVLYRYPKDCSQALLNGDTSSGIHTIYLGGDESQSIQVYCDMSTDGGGWIVFLRRQSGKLEFFRNWKNYTAGFGDTNDEFWLGLSNLHKITAGGQYELRVDLRDKGETAYAQYDKFSVSEPRTRYKVHVGGYSGTAGDSMTYHHGRPFSTYDHDNDIAVTNCALSYKGAFWYKNCHRVNLMGRYGDNSHSKGVNWFHWKGHEHSIEFAEMKIRPSNFRNLEGRRKRS
- the tnc gene encoding tenascin isoform X2, which produces MRLKDFLLGCMTVALLLQLATAGLVKKVIRHRREALMPKKTQENLTLPHPDQPVVFNHIYNINVPSTSLCSVDLDSPGGTDLKHKSVPVDMQNSEHMEHTVDGDNQIVFTHRINIPKQACECNNQLPDIKEIMSRLEMLESELSSLREQCSSGVGCCGAQVTGEVSTKPYCSGRGNWSTETCSCVCEPGWKGPNCTEPECPNDCQDQGRCVEGKCECFEGFGGDDCSIELCLLDCGDFGHCVDGSCLCEEGFIGEDCSQTNCLNNCLGRGRCVEDECVCDEPWTGFDCSELICPNDCYDRGRCDNGTCYCEDGFAGEDCGDLTCPDNCNDHGMCVNGKCVCQTGYSGDSCSKLTCPQNCNERGHCFNGKCICDPGFEGEDCSILSCPDNCSNRGQCINGECVCDIGYQGEDCSELSCPNNCQDRGQCVNGQCICDKGFAGEDCSIKTCPKDCMGHGECVDGNCVCFSGFTGKDCSELTCPNNCLDRGHCVNGHCVCHKGFTGEDCSELTCPNNCLDRGHCVNGHCVCHKGFTGEDCSELTCPNNCLDRGHCVNGQCVCHKGFTGEDCSEKTCPNNCLDRGHCVNGQCVCHKGFTGEDCSEKTCPKNCLDRGYCVDGNCVCYEGFTGEDCSEKTCPKNCLDRGYCVDGNCVCYEGFTGLDCSILTCPGDCHNQGRCENGVCVCDMGFIGEDCSEVSPPKDLTVVEVTPETVDLSWENEMHVTEYLITYMPTASGGLELDMRVPGDQKVATIHELEPGIEYLINVYAVLNNKRSVPVSARVATYLPEPEGLKFKSVRETSVEVQWDPLDIPFDGWNLIFRNTKEDDDEILNSLGRPETTFEQSGLGPGQEYEVKLEVVKNKKRGPPASKNVVTRIDAPSQVDVRDVTDTTALVTWFRPVATVDGVSISYGPSSNPAERNLVELSSTDTQYHMGGLTPDIQYEVSLTARRGERTSIPVYESFLTDLDAPRDLQAVELTDESITLEWKNSHAQVDNYRIKYGPLSGGEHGELLFTRGPKDSTQAKLTGLKPGTEYGMGVTAVKDERESLPATTNAVTALDRPKDLTVTEVTETTMMLGWKRPLAKLDSFRLVYISADGHRAEEVLPGSSESYTLKGLTPGMLYNINITAERGRRTSAPATISAPTDLGSPKGIRFSDVTDTSATVHWVVPRARVDSYKVTYVPAHGGTAKTLTVDGSESQTVLPNLTPGVTYEVTVLAVKGQRESEPGSDSVTTALDKPRGLTAVNITDTEALLLWQPAIATVDGYVITYSADSVAPVMERVSGNVVEFEMSSLIPATHYTVKVYAVRDLAKSAATTTEFTTDVDAPQDLTASNIQTENALLTWKPPRADITGYILSFESADGTIREVVLSPTAVSYNMAQLSASTEYSVKLQAIAGPKRSRVITTVFTTTGVLYRYPKDCSQALLNGDTSSGIHTIYLGGDESQSIQVYCDMSTDGGGWIVFLRRQSGKLEFFRNWKNYTAGFGDTNDEFWLGLSNLHKITAGGQYELRVDLRDKGETAYAQYDKFSVSEPRTRYKVHVGGYSGTAGDSMTYHHGRPFSTYDHDNDIAVTNCALSYKGAFWYKNCHRVNLMGRYGDNSHSKGVNWFHWKGHEHSIEFAEMKIRPSNFRNLEGRRKRS